In a genomic window of Anaerolineae bacterium:
- a CDS encoding DUF362 domain-containing protein, which yields TLKPILFEMIDSIGGDCIKKQDRVLIKPNLLLPAKPEKAILTHPLVVRVVAEYIQSKGGYAQISDSPATGSKVFPSTFQGFWVIVVQVVQPLSSALGLKGMLYKQTCFLSR from the coding sequence AACCTTAAAGCCGATACTTTTTGAGATGATCGACTCCATAGGTGGAGATTGTATTAAAAAACAGGACAGGGTTCTGATTAAGCCGAATCTTCTTTTACCGGCCAAACCTGAAAAAGCGATCCTTACCCATCCGCTTGTTGTTAGGGTAGTTGCCGAATATATTCAAAGCAAAGGAGGTTATGCTCAGATATCCGACAGCCCTGCTACCGGTTCAAAAGTCTTCCCCTCTACTTTTCAAGGTTTTTGGGTCATTGTTGTCCAGGTTGTCCAGCCCCTCAGTTCTGCGTTGGGGCTAAAGGGAATGCTTTATAAACAAACCTGTTTTCTCAGTCGATAA
- the pabB gene encoding aminodeoxychorismate synthase component I, which produces MINIADMINGVVIHDAAQQCWLHFRNPRQIISAHRIEEVIPALNLIEKTVNKHGLYAAGFIAYEAAPAFDPALVVNKNGSFPLIWFGLYGEPEHLSFPAAKKYCPDQSLGQSLTWTSSVTRDAYQDAIAKIKKNIEEGNTYQVNFTYRLTSPFINDPWAYFIELVKAQNALYGAFVNTEEWSICSASPEMFFHLDGNKLSSRPMKGTASRGLTLQDDIKQAQWLYHSEKNRAENIMIVDMVRNDMGRIARAGSVQADELFAIEKYPTLWQMTSTVTAETNAGLSEILRALFPPASITGAPKTRTMEIIAELETGPRRIYTGSIGVVSPDRKAQFNVAIRTVLVDKIKGQAEYGVGGGIVWDSIETVEFEESQTKAKVLTERLPDFSLLETILWTPENGYYLLQYHLARLKDSAVYFSFSADIDAIRDKLLSLTHTFPHTAHKIRLLVTKEGGITCKPEVLRHSIPAHIQRVRLAKSPIDSSNLFLYHKTTNRCVYDQALAACPGYDDVILWNEKSEVTESCIANIVVELDGELYTPPVRCGLLAGTFRAWLIKQNKVKEKVISLKDLARSLHVYLVNSVRKDQEVLID; this is translated from the coding sequence ATGATAAATATTGCTGATATGATAAATGGCGTTGTGATTCACGATGCCGCTCAGCAGTGTTGGCTGCATTTCCGCAATCCCCGGCAGATTATTTCAGCGCACAGGATTGAAGAAGTCATTCCCGCGTTAAACCTGATTGAAAAAACAGTTAACAAGCACGGTCTTTATGCGGCAGGCTTCATTGCTTATGAGGCAGCGCCGGCTTTTGACCCCGCGCTTGTGGTAAATAAAAATGGTTCATTCCCCCTTATATGGTTCGGACTCTACGGTGAGCCTGAACATCTCAGCTTTCCAGCAGCAAAAAAATATTGCCCGGATCAATCACTGGGCCAATCACTAACGTGGACGTCTTCGGTGACGCGAGATGCTTACCAGGACGCTATCGCTAAAATCAAAAAAAACATTGAAGAGGGCAATACATATCAAGTCAATTTTACCTATCGCCTGACATCACCCTTTATCAATGATCCATGGGCATATTTCATTGAATTAGTAAAGGCACAAAATGCCCTGTATGGAGCCTTCGTAAATACGGAAGAATGGTCTATCTGCTCTGCTTCACCGGAAATGTTTTTTCATCTTGATGGTAATAAGCTGAGTTCTCGTCCCATGAAGGGAACTGCTTCAAGGGGGCTGACTTTGCAAGACGACATCAAGCAGGCCCAATGGCTTTATCATTCAGAAAAAAACAGGGCGGAAAACATCATGATTGTTGATATGGTCAGAAACGATATGGGGCGGATTGCGCGTGCCGGGAGCGTACAGGCGGACGAATTGTTTGCTATAGAGAAATATCCAACCCTGTGGCAAATGACGTCAACGGTCACAGCGGAAACAAATGCTGGTTTGTCCGAGATATTAAGAGCTCTTTTCCCTCCGGCTTCCATCACGGGAGCTCCAAAGACCCGCACTATGGAGATCATAGCGGAATTAGAAACAGGTCCGCGTCGAATATACACAGGCAGCATCGGGGTCGTGAGCCCTGATCGCAAAGCGCAGTTCAATGTTGCCATCCGGACGGTTCTTGTCGATAAAATCAAAGGGCAGGCTGAATATGGCGTTGGCGGCGGAATTGTCTGGGATTCCATAGAGACGGTTGAATTTGAGGAATCTCAAACAAAGGCAAAGGTACTCACTGAGAGGTTGCCTGATTTTTCGCTTCTTGAAACAATTTTGTGGACGCCTGAGAATGGATATTATCTGCTCCAATACCATCTGGCGCGTCTCAAGGACTCTGCCGTCTATTTTTCTTTTTCCGCTGATATTGATGCGATACGCGATAAACTTTTATCTTTGACACATACTTTCCCGCATACCGCGCACAAGATCCGTTTACTCGTAACAAAAGAGGGGGGTATCACCTGCAAACCCGAAGTCCTGCGACATTCTATTCCTGCACATATACAGCGCGTACGCCTTGCGAAGTCACCAATCGATTCTTCAAATCTTTTCCTGTATCACAAAACAACCAATCGATGCGTGTATGATCAGGCATTGGCGGCATGCCCTGGATATGATGATGTAATCTTGTGGAATGAAAAAAGCGAAGTAACCGAGTCTTGTATCGCCAACATTGTAGTGGAGCTGGACGGAGAATTGTATACCCCTCCGGTTCGCTGTGGCTTGCTTGCCGGCACTTTCCGGGCCTGGTTGATAAAACAAAATAAAGTCAAAGAAAAAGTAATCAGCCTAAAAGACTTAGCAAGAAGTCTTCATGTTTACCTGGTTAATTCCGTACGCAAGGATCAAGAAGTTCTTATCGACTGA